TAGTCTTTTAAGCCATAGCCAATAATACACTTATTTGCAGAgacagaggaagagagagagaagaaacagCCATGTTTTGAGGAAGGAGACATgcatcatcatcttctccaaCTTGTTACTTAACTTCTCTTTCTCTCCATCTTTTACCAAATCTAGACACCAAAGGTCTATCTCTCTCATCATTTCTTTGGTAGTGTGTTAATGATTTGGTTGCTCTATTTGTACTTCTGATTCTGatgatcaaatataaaaaaataaccaTTTTTATAACCAATTCTTAAAACATAATCAGTTTGCTTTCTCTATGCCCGCTTTTCTCTCTGTTTGCTTGGATCAGTAAGTTTAAAGAGATTTGATTTCTACTCGGTTCGTGTGAGGATGAGCTCTTTTTCTATTCATAACCAGTAATATTAGTTAACAATCTGTCAATATAGTTTCTCTTTGTAAAGGTTTTTGTGTACATATTGGTTTGCATGTTATGCTTTCTGTGTGAGTTCTAGTGAATCCAATCTGTTTAACAAAATTTGGATCTTTCAAATCATTAAGCAAAATTGAACATGAAATCTGGCTTTTAGGATAGTTTTTATAAACTTCATGGATCCATGCATGTCTTAGATTTGTTGATTTTGTGGGTAATGACCAAAATGATACTTGACAGGTCTTTTTGCTTTGGTAACATTAGCTTATCAAGAAGACAATGCAAGTGTTCCAAAGCAAAGATTCATCTGGGTCTACTTGGGAAAACTCAAACATTCAAAGATCTCAATCTTTCAGCTTGACAAAGAACATGATGATGATGTCTACTACACAACTCCCCAGCTCGATGAAACATTCGAGTTTGCAGCTGCAAAATCAAGATTCTTCCTCAACGCAATCTACTGGAGAATCAGGCGGTGGTGAAGCTGCAAGCTTTGGAGAACCTAACCGTTATGGATGCAACAGCATTGTTGCTAATACCAATCTCTCAGGTCAAACAAATAAACTTGATTTGTTGAGATTTTATGAAActgctaaacttttttttgtgggTTTTCTACTTGTTTTGATCGATGTAGGTTATAATAAGTCAACAACCACCTCGTCGATGGTGTCTCAAGAGCCTGTGTTTCCTCCTACTTGTGGTCCACCATCTTGGCCTCTTCAGTGTGCTGAAACATCACATTTCAATGGTTTCTTGGCTTCTGAATATGCATCGCAACCAACGGTAATTTACAGTATAGTCTTGTCCttttcaaagattttatatCTAAGTGGCGTTGGTTGCTTATACTGGGAGAAGTTTTTGTGTACAGCTATCGCATTTGGAAATGATGGGTTTGGTTACTTCAAGAGTGCCATTGCCTCATAACATTCAAGAGAACGAACCAATATTCGTCAATGCCAAACAGTACCATGCCATTCTTCGCCGCAGGAAACATCGTGCTAAGCTTGAAGCTCagaacaaactcatcaaaagcCGTAAAGTATGATGTTCACTTTTGCTTAAAACACCACAACATCTTAGTTATTAGTGAGTTACAAAAAGCTTGTTATGTTTTGGCAGCCTTACCTTCATGAGTCTCGTCATCTTCATGCTTTAAAGAGAGCCAGAGGCTCTGGTGGACGTTTCCTCAATACAAAGAAGCTTCAAGAATCATCAAACTCACCACTCTGTTCTTCTTCTCAAATGGCAAATGGAGAGGGCTACTCAAAGAGCTCGACCACACCAAGCTCCAGTTCAGACCGTAACAACATGTTCCAGAACACACCGTTCAGATTCTCAGGGTATCCATCAACACACCATGTCTCAGCTCTCATGTCAGAGACTTGAGCCAATCTGGGAAGTCATCCTTGGCTATAAACAGTTACTGCTTCTTTATAAAATTTCTACTTTCAAAAACTCTCTGTTTTCATCATCTGCAATCTCaactctatatattgaagtaACTTTCATATCATTTGTCATCAAACTATTTTGTTAGTTATAACATTTTCGGATTCTCTTTAAGTTTACAAGTAGCATTACCTTATCAATACACAAGTGAGACAAGA
This genomic interval from Brassica napus cultivar Da-Ae chromosome A6, Da-Ae, whole genome shotgun sequence contains the following:
- the LOC106345831 gene encoding nuclear transcription factor Y subunit A-5, with the protein product MQVFQSKDSSGSTWENSNIQRSQSFSLTKNMMMMSTTQLPSSMKHSSLQLQNQDSSSTQSTGESGGGEAASFGEPNRYGCNSIVANTNLSGYNKSTTTSSMVSQEPVFPPTCGPPSWPLQCAETSHFNGFLASEYASQPTLSHLEMMGLVTSRVPLPHNIQENEPIFVNAKQYHAILRRRKHRAKLEAQNKLIKSRKPYLHESRHLHALKRARGSGGRFLNTKKLQESSNSPLCSSSQMANGEGYSKSSTTPSSSSDRNNMFQNTPFRFSGYPSTHHVSALMSET